In one window of Burkholderia sp. NRF60-BP8 DNA:
- a CDS encoding MCP four helix bundle domain-containing protein, which produces MTIRHRITLLVVLTFFALSAIGIYAVYQTRKSASEVRQVTQGIVPSALASADLVADVKNIQIATMTLVYAPDANTAAQARDELKAKQAALRAALDAQAKSAVGRAQEGLVAQAKDSAANYFAAIDDTVKMKADGKAEMAQAYLFANVAQYRDELESIVDTLRVEKNRQKDDAIGALNGMLATTATAIAAVAGTVIVLLTALGLVLYRQITRPLIGMQTAMSEIARSQDFTRRVPVGRMDEIGHSIVAFNGMIEKIQENAAQLKQKTADIQAMLQNMQQGILTVVEGGVVHAEYSAYLETIFETNDIAGRDLMALVFDDSTIGADARSQVDAAVHACLGEDSMNFGFNEHLLVNEVAKRMPDGREKWLDLSWSAITDETDTVVRLMLCVRDVTEIRELTAQAGEQQRRLEMIGEILSISQDKFHDFVHSAKGFLSENERMIRQHERADHSIVAALFRNMHTIKGNARTYSLQHLTNIVHEAEQAYESLRRADSGPEWNRDALMDDLARVREAVDHYATINAVTLGRSSEPAQSGADFLMVERARISESLRVLDGADPANASDWHAARDAVRRMLSQLGTQGIGEALGSVIESLPSLAAELGKPAPVVHIDSHGQRVRSEIVATLKNVFMHLLRNSIDHGIESSDVRRAAGKAASGTIDIAVGVGGGELWFVLADDGRGLALERIRGIARERGWIDADDAAALSDEEVAELIFRPGFSTAQTVTEVSGRGVGMDAVRNFLKREGGDIALRFTDDRVGAPYRAFETIVSLPARFAADGAAQGAGPAQRARIADIGAAE; this is translated from the coding sequence ATGACCATCCGTCATCGCATTACGCTGCTAGTCGTCCTGACGTTCTTCGCGCTGTCCGCGATCGGCATCTATGCCGTGTACCAGACGCGCAAGAGCGCGTCCGAGGTGCGTCAGGTCACCCAGGGAATCGTGCCGAGCGCGCTCGCGTCGGCGGATCTCGTCGCCGACGTGAAGAACATCCAGATCGCGACGATGACGCTCGTCTACGCGCCCGACGCGAACACCGCCGCGCAGGCCCGCGACGAGCTGAAGGCGAAGCAGGCCGCCCTGCGCGCCGCGCTCGACGCGCAGGCGAAATCGGCGGTCGGCCGCGCGCAGGAAGGGCTCGTCGCGCAGGCGAAGGACAGCGCCGCCAATTATTTCGCGGCGATCGACGACACCGTGAAGATGAAGGCGGACGGCAAGGCCGAGATGGCGCAGGCCTATCTGTTCGCGAACGTCGCGCAGTATCGCGACGAACTCGAAAGCATCGTCGACACGCTGCGCGTCGAGAAGAACCGCCAGAAGGACGACGCGATCGGCGCGCTGAACGGGATGCTCGCGACCACGGCGACCGCGATCGCGGCCGTCGCCGGCACGGTGATCGTGCTGCTGACCGCGCTCGGCCTCGTGCTGTATCGCCAGATCACGCGCCCGTTGATCGGGATGCAGACGGCGATGAGCGAGATCGCGAGGAGCCAGGATTTCACGCGCCGCGTGCCGGTGGGCCGGATGGACGAAATCGGCCATTCGATCGTCGCGTTCAACGGGATGATCGAGAAGATCCAGGAGAACGCCGCGCAACTGAAGCAGAAGACGGCCGACATCCAGGCGATGCTGCAGAACATGCAGCAGGGCATCCTGACCGTCGTCGAAGGCGGCGTCGTGCATGCGGAGTATTCGGCGTACCTCGAAACCATCTTCGAAACGAACGACATCGCCGGCCGCGACCTGATGGCGCTCGTGTTCGACGATTCGACGATCGGCGCCGACGCGCGTTCGCAGGTCGATGCGGCCGTGCACGCGTGCCTGGGCGAAGACAGCATGAACTTCGGGTTCAACGAGCACCTGCTCGTCAACGAAGTCGCGAAGCGGATGCCGGACGGCCGCGAGAAATGGCTCGACCTGAGCTGGTCGGCGATCACCGACGAGACCGACACGGTGGTGCGCCTGATGCTGTGCGTGCGCGACGTGACCGAGATCCGCGAGCTGACCGCGCAGGCCGGCGAGCAGCAGCGGCGCCTCGAGATGATCGGCGAGATCCTGTCGATCAGCCAGGACAAGTTCCACGACTTCGTGCACAGCGCGAAGGGCTTCCTCAGCGAGAACGAGCGGATGATCCGCCAACACGAACGCGCCGATCACTCGATCGTCGCAGCGCTGTTCCGCAACATGCACACGATCAAGGGCAATGCGCGCACCTACAGCCTCCAGCATCTGACGAACATCGTCCACGAAGCGGAGCAGGCGTACGAATCGCTGCGGCGCGCGGACAGCGGCCCCGAGTGGAACCGCGACGCGCTGATGGACGACCTGGCGCGCGTGCGCGAAGCCGTCGACCACTACGCGACGATCAACGCGGTCACGCTCGGCCGCAGCAGCGAGCCGGCGCAAAGCGGCGCCGATTTCCTGATGGTCGAGCGCGCGCGCATCAGCGAAAGCCTGCGCGTGCTCGACGGCGCCGATCCGGCGAATGCGTCCGACTGGCACGCGGCGCGCGATGCCGTGCGGCGCATGCTGAGCCAGCTCGGCACCCAGGGTATCGGCGAGGCGCTCGGCAGCGTGATCGAGTCGCTGCCGTCGCTCGCGGCCGAGCTCGGCAAGCCGGCGCCGGTCGTGCATATCGACAGCCACGGCCAGCGCGTGCGCAGCGAGATCGTCGCGACGCTGAAGAACGTATTCATGCACCTGCTGCGCAATTCGATCGACCACGGGATCGAATCGTCCGACGTGCGGCGCGCGGCCGGCAAGGCGGCGTCCGGCACGATCGACATCGCGGTCGGCGTGGGCGGCGGCGAGCTGTGGTTCGTACTCGCCGACGACGGCCGCGGCCTCGCGCTCGAGCGGATTCGCGGCATCGCGCGAGAGCGCGGCTGGATCGATGCCGACGACGCGGCGGCACTGTCCGACGAGGAAGTCGCGGAGCTGATCTTCCGGCCGGGTTTTTCGACCGCGCAGACGGTGACCGAAGTATCCGGACGCGGCGTCGGCATGGACGCGGTGCGCAATTTCCTGAAGCGCGAAGGCGGCGATATCGCGCTGCGCTTCACCGACGATCGCGTCGGCGCGCCGTATCGCGCGTTCGAGACGATCGTGTCGCTGCCGGCGCGCTTCGCGGCGGACGGCGCCGCGCAGGGCGCGGGGCCGGCCCAGCGGGCGCGCATCGCGGATATCGGCGCAGCGGAGTGA
- a CDS encoding methyl-accepting chemotaxis protein, which yields MIQMAAALAGGAVVAAAAAIVFRVMRGRHVAALAREADGLRDALDAARARAEEAASAHAEAADAWARREAQLEEALTREASAHGAQRDALQALSADRAALAQHAMKIADEAARLRGLAGTFERWHEQMISLTTQNQDMRTKNQELSAIVAHVSIVSLNASIEAARAGTAGRGFSIVASEVRGLAARSQQLSNSYRDSLNRNDLVTAATFQDIQAGGKMITAALATVETLAGQLHARIEGEAA from the coding sequence ATGATCCAGATGGCCGCCGCGCTGGCGGGCGGCGCGGTCGTCGCCGCGGCGGCGGCGATCGTGTTTCGCGTGATGCGCGGGCGGCACGTCGCGGCGCTGGCGCGCGAGGCCGATGGGTTGCGCGACGCGCTCGACGCCGCCCGCGCACGCGCCGAGGAAGCGGCGTCGGCGCATGCGGAAGCGGCCGACGCATGGGCGCGGCGCGAGGCGCAGCTCGAGGAGGCGCTGACACGCGAGGCATCCGCGCACGGCGCACAGCGCGACGCGTTGCAGGCGCTGTCGGCCGATCGCGCGGCGCTCGCGCAGCACGCGATGAAGATCGCGGACGAAGCCGCGCGCCTGCGCGGGCTTGCCGGCACGTTCGAGCGCTGGCACGAGCAGATGATCTCGCTGACCACGCAGAACCAGGACATGCGGACGAAGAACCAGGAGCTGTCGGCGATCGTCGCGCACGTGTCGATCGTGTCGCTGAATGCGTCGATCGAGGCCGCGCGCGCGGGCACGGCCGGGCGCGGCTTCTCGATCGTCGCGAGCGAGGTGCGCGGGCTGGCCGCGCGCTCGCAGCAATTGTCGAACAGCTATCGCGACAGCCTGAACCGCAACGATCTCGTGACGGCCGCGACGTTCCAGGACATCCAGGCCGGCGGCAAGATGATCACGGCCGCGCTCGCGACCGTCGAGACGCTGGCCGGGCAACTGCACGCGCGGATCGAAGGAGAGGCCGCGTGA
- a CDS encoding chemotaxis protein CheX yields MTEDQPVSKVLVLDDSRVHADAIKRFCDEHNLVGLTVRRSRLLKVLRSNIDLGAILLAEDYGGSPAESAIIATQIDALRPELPIILRRESLASRDGLPDALARVACAAYVADDMTPLARAIDEYLFGRDYPNALVRGISEITEARLDSLFPGMTIEHDTPCIVRDQIIFGEVFSLIALESAWCRGYMLLQTSEQPLLDMLGGTRDGSRAPDFRDVNSVLGELTNLVWGAFKNRYLGDAEALARHPVQVPLVVNHKQKFISFGGDCPQLCFKYRMTDPASGRSVRLDQRFVFSLSWSPEDFRESVQDVGPMVESGELELF; encoded by the coding sequence ATGACCGAAGACCAACCCGTCAGCAAGGTGCTCGTGCTCGACGACAGCCGCGTGCATGCCGACGCGATCAAGCGTTTCTGCGACGAGCACAACCTGGTCGGCCTGACCGTGCGGCGCAGCCGGTTGCTGAAGGTGCTGCGCTCGAACATCGATCTCGGCGCGATCCTGCTGGCCGAGGATTACGGCGGCTCGCCGGCCGAGAGCGCGATCATCGCGACGCAGATCGACGCGCTGCGGCCCGAGCTGCCGATCATCCTGCGCCGCGAATCGCTCGCGTCGCGCGACGGGCTGCCAGATGCGCTCGCCCGTGTCGCGTGCGCGGCCTACGTCGCCGACGACATGACGCCGCTCGCGCGTGCGATCGACGAATACCTGTTCGGCCGCGACTACCCGAACGCGCTCGTGCGCGGCATCTCGGAGATCACCGAGGCGCGCCTCGACAGCCTGTTCCCGGGCATGACGATCGAGCACGACACGCCGTGCATCGTGCGCGACCAGATCATCTTCGGCGAGGTGTTCAGCCTGATCGCGCTCGAAAGTGCGTGGTGCCGCGGCTACATGCTCCTGCAGACGAGCGAGCAGCCGCTGCTCGACATGCTCGGCGGCACGCGCGACGGCAGCCGCGCGCCGGATTTCCGCGACGTGAACAGCGTGCTCGGCGAGCTGACCAACCTCGTGTGGGGCGCGTTCAAGAACCGCTATCTCGGCGACGCCGAGGCGCTGGCGCGCCATCCGGTGCAGGTGCCGCTCGTCGTCAATCACAAGCAGAAGTTCATCTCGTTCGGCGGCGATTGTCCGCAGCTTTGTTTCAAGTACCGGATGACCGATCCGGCATCGGGGCGCTCGGTCCGTCTCGACCAGCGTTTCGTGTTCAGCCTGAGCTGGTCGCCGGAGGATTTCCGCGAATCGGTGCAGGACGTCGGGCCGATGGTCGAATCGGGCGAACTCGAACTGTTTTGA
- a CDS encoding response regulator has translation MAKILVVDDSGTVRDEVAGFLRNHGLDVATAVDGKDGLAKLKATPGVRLVISDVNMPNMDGLTMVEKIRGELANTAVNVVMLTTESSPAMKERGKAAGVKGWIVKPFKGDAVLDALKKLAG, from the coding sequence ATGGCAAAGATTCTGGTGGTCGACGATTCGGGCACGGTGCGCGACGAAGTGGCGGGCTTCCTGCGCAATCACGGGCTCGACGTCGCGACGGCCGTCGACGGCAAGGACGGGCTCGCGAAGCTCAAGGCGACGCCCGGCGTGCGCCTCGTGATCAGCGACGTGAACATGCCGAACATGGACGGCCTGACGATGGTCGAGAAGATTCGCGGCGAGCTGGCGAACACGGCGGTCAACGTCGTGATGCTGACGACCGAAAGCAGCCCGGCGATGAAGGAGCGCGGCAAGGCCGCCGGCGTGAAGGGCTGGATCGTGAAGCCGTTCAAGGGCGACGCGGTGCTCGACGCGCTGAAGAAGCTCGCGGGCTGA
- a CDS encoding DUF3592 domain-containing protein, whose protein sequence is MMSVSGRAAARHIETLIAKGVVFTVVGTCMLIGVALYAQSTREFLRTSVVVPGRVVKLNAGPHHPEIAFTTLAGEHVEYPQGGDVSVEDGATVEVRYAPDAPEMTARMNTFGAIWGDVLTFGAMGLVSFVVGVGQLRSGVRVWRSGRKRE, encoded by the coding sequence ATGATGTCCGTATCCGGCCGCGCTGCAGCCCGGCACATCGAGACGCTGATCGCAAAGGGCGTCGTCTTTACCGTCGTGGGCACGTGCATGCTGATCGGCGTCGCCCTGTATGCGCAGTCGACGCGTGAGTTCCTGCGCACGTCGGTCGTCGTGCCGGGGCGCGTCGTCAAGCTGAACGCGGGACCGCATCATCCGGAGATCGCGTTCACGACGCTCGCGGGCGAGCATGTCGAATATCCGCAGGGCGGCGACGTCAGCGTCGAGGACGGCGCGACGGTCGAGGTGCGCTATGCGCCGGACGCGCCGGAGATGACTGCGCGGATGAACACGTTCGGCGCGATCTGGGGCGATGTGCTGACATTCGGCGCGATGGGGTTGGTCTCTTTCGTCGTCGGTGTCGGTCAGTTGCGGTCGGGCGTGCGTGTGTGGCGCAGCGGGCGCAAGCGGGAGTGA
- a CDS encoding LysR family transcriptional regulator: MNWDNARFFLALARTGTLRGAAAQLNVDQATVGRRIAALEDELSARLFLRTPSLYVLTTAGEALLEPAETMERASLTIERRVMGLDEQLAGSVRVATTDTLGKRFVVPAIARLRRRHAGIDVVCVTSAQITNLTRREADLAIRTLRPESPDLIVRRLGHLETGIYASHRYLAERGEPVAGSAFDGHDLVMYQQPVVPTMWDALCGEPTSRGRVMFQTSSTMMLVEAALAGLGIAELPCFRADAEPELVRLMPQRCNHFDVWLVAHADLYKTARVQAVIEAVVDEFATAAAPAR, translated from the coding sequence ATGAACTGGGACAACGCCCGCTTCTTCCTCGCGCTGGCGCGCACCGGCACGCTGCGCGGCGCCGCGGCGCAACTGAACGTCGACCAGGCGACGGTCGGGCGCCGGATCGCCGCGCTCGAGGACGAACTCTCGGCCCGGCTGTTTCTCCGCACACCGTCCCTCTATGTGCTGACGACCGCGGGCGAAGCGCTGCTCGAACCGGCCGAAACGATGGAGCGGGCGTCGCTGACGATCGAACGCCGCGTGATGGGGCTCGACGAGCAACTCGCCGGGTCCGTGCGCGTCGCCACGACCGACACGCTCGGCAAGCGCTTCGTCGTTCCCGCGATCGCCCGCTTGCGGCGCAGGCATGCCGGCATCGACGTCGTGTGCGTGACGTCGGCGCAAATCACCAACCTCACGCGCCGCGAAGCGGATCTCGCGATTCGCACGTTGCGGCCGGAATCGCCGGACCTGATCGTCAGGCGGCTCGGGCATCTCGAAACCGGCATCTACGCATCGCACCGCTATCTGGCCGAACGCGGCGAACCGGTCGCGGGCAGCGCGTTCGACGGGCACGATCTGGTGATGTATCAGCAGCCGGTGGTGCCGACGATGTGGGACGCGCTGTGCGGCGAGCCGACTTCACGCGGCCGCGTGATGTTCCAGACCTCGTCGACGATGATGCTGGTGGAAGCCGCGCTGGCAGGGCTCGGCATCGCGGAGCTGCCGTGCTTCCGCGCCGACGCCGAGCCGGAACTGGTGCGACTCATGCCGCAGCGGTGCAATCATTTCGACGTGTGGCTCGTCGCCCATGCCGATCTCTACAAGACCGCGCGCGTGCAGGCGGTGATCGAGGCGGTCGTCGACGAATTCGCGACGGCGGCGGCCCCCGCCCGCTAA